GAGCTAAAGTGTTTGCGTCCAGAACGATTATGGAATTGGAACATGTGAAACAGCCAAGCCATGCTGAACATACTTTTCCTTTAGGCTGCTCTGGTTGTGGAGAATCTAGAGGATCCTTGCAAATGAATCCGGTGGTAGTAACATGCTGCCCAGAAGCTATTAATTCGACCTGTTCTGGTGACAAATCTTTTATATCTTTTGATACTACTCTGGGATCAAGACTGCCTTTCGATCTGATCCAATTAACATATTCACCTTGTAAAGTGGCGATGCGTTCTGAATTGCGTTGCCGTATACCATCTGATGTATAAAAGTCTTGAGTAGTTTGCACATGTTCGTGATTTAAAGCAGTTTTACGGGCGTAGATATCACCATGTGTCAGTTCGTCAACGCGATCAGAACCAGTTACGCGCAATTGACTTGGATTGATCTTGGGTAGATTATGTTTATGAAAAAAATCGCTTAGAGCATTTGAGAGAGTGCCACAGCTAGAGCCATTCTCAAATGAATTTGCTTCTCCTGTACGAGTGTAATAAATGAATAGCCTTTTCTTCTGTTCAGCAGTTTTAACTGCATCTACAAGCACTTCAGTCATCGCTAGAACTCGTTCGACAATAACTAGCACCGAGTCATTTCGTCTGCTACGAGCAGAATAACTGCGCTTATTGTATTGATTCGCTCGTGGTTTGTACCACTTAAGAATTTTCCGGTTAGGGAATATGGGATGATCATAGATGCAATTCCGCCCCATAAGAAGAATTGAGTCAATATTGCCAAATGTGCGTGATGTAATGAAAAGAATGAAAGGAACGAGTCGTCTAACTGTAGGACAAAGATAACGATTAATTTTTTCTGCTCCTCCATGCTGCCTTACAATTGCTCTAAAAAGCTTGTAATCGTTATGTTTCAAATTATGCTCTAAAGAAGGAGTCAGTCCGTTGTAGTAACGCTTGATGTAAGCAAGACAGTCTGCTAAATCATCTAAATTAGCTACTTGTTCCTTGGATGGTAGTTGAGGCAGCGCCTGTTCAATTAACTTCAGACCGTGTTCAAACTCGCCCCAAATTTCATCGATTTCTTCTAGACATGCCCGTTCTAGCAACTGTTGAGTAGACTTGGGCAGGACTGATTTTGCAATTGTTCGCCTTGCACGACCGGGCCAGGGATTGTAAGGTATCTCACAATCTGATGCCATCTTTGCAGAACGGTTCTGTTTCAACCATGTTATTACGCCTCTTACTGGAGTAAGGCGATTTGATTTAGTATTATCAGAAGAAGGATGTCCTTTGTTTTTCCCTAGGCTACACTTACGGTTATTCAGCCATTCAACAAAAGCATTCAAAAGCGATGTTGTAATTTGCTTAAGGCTGGCGATAGGGGCTAGTTCTGAATTTGCCCGCTCGAAATCATCAATGAAATTGAAGAAATGCTTTAATCCCTTTATTATATTTTGCCTTGTGTTTTGTCTTTGTTGAATTCCACAAGCATAGAAAGCCTCAGCAAAACCAATGGCGATTTCACCCCTGTGTAGGTATTTAGTGAAATCAAAGGTTGAGATAGTATCTTGGTTTGTAAATGTTATTATTAAGAGTATGCCAGACTCAGATTTGTACAGCATCACACCAGCTTGCATCATTTGATCTGAGCTAGATTCTGAATTTGAGTTATCAACGACTACTGTTTCCAACCCTATTTCAAGGGTTGTTAAAGGCACCATACCGCTACTACGATCGATCTTCTGTTTCCTAGCCATAAAGAATCTCGTTGTAGTAATCTTCAATAGCGTCTGAAATTGCTGCCTCGTCTACCTCAACTGCCTTCAGATACGTTCTCAAAGTAACGCCGAGGTCAGCATGCCCAAGCAGAATCTGTATAGTTTTCCAAGGCGCTGGATCACTACGCTTCAAGATTTTGTAGAGATTGATTGCATAGGTGTGACGTAAACCGTGAAAATCAGCGTTGGGAACTCCTGCCGCTTCTGCTGCATCTGCAAAAATTCGAGTAATGCGTTCTCTGGTAATTGGAGAACCATCTTGAGTCAGGAATAACGCATCTGGTTCTTCGTATGTGAAACCACTCTGTCTAGCTTTTCTTCTCGCTTTA
This genomic stretch from Oscillatoria sp. FACHB-1407 harbors:
- a CDS encoding phage integrase SAM-like domain-containing protein, whose protein sequence is MARKQKIDRSSGMVPLTTLEIGLETVVVDNSNSESSSDQMMQAGVMLYKSESGILLIITFTNQDTISTFDFTKYLHRGEIAIGFAEAFYACGIQQRQNTRQNIIKGLKHFFNFIDDFERANSELAPIASLKQITTSLLNAFVEWLNNRKCSLGKNKGHPSSDNTKSNRLTPVRGVITWLKQNRSAKMASDCEIPYNPWPGRARRTIAKSVLPKSTQQLLERACLEEIDEIWGEFEHGLKLIEQALPQLPSKEQVANLDDLADCLAYIKRYYNGLTPSLEHNLKHNDYKLFRAIVRQHGGAEKINRYLCPTVRRLVPFILFITSRTFGNIDSILLMGRNCIYDHPIFPNRKILKWYKPRANQYNKRSYSARSRRNDSVLVIVERVLAMTEVLVDAVKTAEQKKRLFIYYTRTGEANSFENGSSCGTLSNALSDFFHKHNLPKINPSQLRVTGSDRVDELTHGDIYARKTALNHEHVQTTQDFYTSDGIRQRNSERIATLQGEYVNWIRSKGSLDPRVVSKDIKDLSPEQVELIASGQHVTTTGFICKDPLDSPQPEQPKGKVCSAWLGCFTCSNSIIVLDANTLARLLQLVVHQRNFA